The window GCTCGAGCTGCGGCGCCTCCACGACCTCATCGCTGAGCACTGTCGGCGCCTCAGAGGTCATCTGCACCGGCCGAACGCGCCGGTCCGCGGTCACGGCCACGAGGGCGGACCCGTCGACGGGCGCGGCCGCGTCGACCTCGATCAAGGCAGTCCGCGGCACGGCGAGGGTGTTGACCACCAGATGGGCGTCCGACGGCACGACGGCTGCACCGGCGGCCAGAGCCCCGTCCCGGACGGCACGGGCGGCGTGCTGCGCCTCCGCGAGCCGAGCATCCACCTGCTCCACCGTCTCGTCGGTGCCGGAGCCGACGACGGAGTCGTGCGCGGTCGACTCGATGATCTTGCGCCAGGCGAGGGCGAGGAACGGCGACTCGTCCCGGTCCGGAGCGAAGAGGGCGAGCGCCCGCTCGGCCTCTCTCACAGTGCGCTCGGCGGTCGCCATCCGCTGCTTGAGTCCCAGCCGAACCGAGAGCACGCCGGGCAGGATGTTGCCGCGGGCGTGGCTGCGCAGCTCACCGCGCACCACGGCCGAGACCTCGTCCTGGATGTGAGCCCTCAGATATTCCTGCAACGTCGCGATGCGGATAGGCCGCTCGTCGGTCGACGCCGCCTGCAGCCACCGTCCGAGGTCGGGGTGCGGCGCGTTGTGGTCGGTGCCGGCCATCGCGAGCACCGGATCGTCGCCCCAACGCGTCAGCGTCTGGCGGGTGTAGTCGTCGAGCGCTCGTCCGATCTGATCGGGGACCAGGAGCACGTCGAGTCCGTTGTCGTAGCCGTCGAACAGGTACTCTGTGCGCACCCGCGAGCCGTCCGGCGCCTCCCACCAGAAGGCGTGGCCTTCGACGGAGCCGGGCACCCCGCGCCACAGAGCGGCGTCCTCGATCCCCGCACGGACGAGGATCTGCGGCATCTGGGCGACATGCCCGAACATGTCCGGCAGATAGCCCACCGGCATGCTCCCACCCAACTCGCGCGCCGAGGCCCATCCGGACTGCAGGTTCCGGACGATCGTCTCACCGGAGCAGAGGAATTCGTCCAGCAGGATGAGCCATGGCCCCACCGCGAGCTGCCCGGAGGCGACCAGCGCGGCAACCCGATCCCGATTCTCCGGCCGCATCTGCAGGTAGTCCTCCACCGCGGCCATCTGCCCGTCGACGGTGAACCGGAAACCTGGATCCGACTCCAGCACGTCGAGGATGAGGTCGAACGCCCCCACCAGTCGGTGCCGGAACACCTGGAAGGGCTCGTACCACTCGCGGTCCCAATGGAAGTGCGGAACGAAGACAGCGGAGGAGGGCATGGAGGGGGAATACCTTCTATGGTCGGGGGTCGCGGGCGTGATGGGATGCAGGAGGGTTCAGCCGGTCATTTGAGGGCGCCGGCGGCGATCCCGCTGCGCCAGTAGCGCTGCAGCACCAGGAACAGGATGATCACCGGGATGATGGACACCAGCGATCCGGAGATGACGGATCCCTGCAGCAGCGAGACCTTCGCGGTCTGGCCGTTCCATTCGTAGAGCCCGAGGGTGATCGGGAACAGCGACTCCTTCTGCAGCATGACCATCGGGAGGAAGAAGTTGTTCCAGATACCCACGAACTGGAACAGGAAGATCGTCACGAGCGACGGGACCATCAGCCGGAACGCGACGGAGAAAAAGGTGCGGAACTCCCCCGCGCCGTCCAGCCGGGCCGACTCGAGCAGCTCCTCCGGCACCGCCGCCGCGGTGAACACCCGGGCGAGGTAGACCCCGAACGGGCTGACGATGCTCGGCAGGAAGACGGCGAGGTAGGTGTTCACCAACCCGGTCGCCGAGAACAGAAGGAAGAGCGGCAGCGCGAGGGCCGTGCTGGGGACCAGCACGCCGCCGAGGATGACCGAGAAGAGCACCTCGCGGCCGCGGAACCGGAACTTCGCCAGCGCGTACCCGCAGAGGGCGGAGATGAGGGTTCCGACCACGGCGCCGAACACCGAATAGATGACGCTATTGATCGCCCACTGGCCGTAGATGCCGCCGTTGCGCCCGAACAGCGCTCCAAGGTTCTGGAACAGGTCGAAGTGCGAGAAGGCGAGACCGAAGGTCGACGCCAGGTCGCCCTGCGGTTTCGTCGCTGCGACGATCAGGACGTAGATCGGCAGGATGAAGTAGATGGCCAGGATGAACATGAGGGCCATCGCCGCCGTGCGGCTGACGCGGCTCTCGCGGATGGGTGCGCTGGTGCTCATAGGCCGGCCTTCCTCGACGTCAGTCGCATGAACGCGAAGCTCAGCACGAAGGTGATGACGGCGATCACGACCGAGATGGCGGCCGCCTGCTGGTAGTTGTTGCCGGACGCGACCGCGTAGGCGAGCATGTTCGGCGTGTAGGTGCTGGAGATGTTCGACGAGATCTGGCGCAGCACCGCCGGCTCGGCGTAGAGCTGCAGGGTCCCGATGATCGAGAACACGGTGGTGAGGATGATCGACGGCGTGATCATCGGCAGCTTGATCTGCCAGGCGATGACCCAGTTGGACGCGCCGTCCAGCTTCGCCGCCTCGTACAGCTCCTGCGGGATCGCTTGGAGCGCCGAGAACAGGATCAGCATGTTGTAGCCGGTCCAGAGCCAGGTGGAGATGTTGGCGGTGGACCACAGCACCCCGGACGGCCCGAGGAAGTCGGGCTGCAGCCCGATCGCCTTCAGGGCGTCGACGATCGGCGAGAACTGGGGCGAGTACAGGAACGACCACATGATGGCCGCGATGACTCCGGGCACGGCGTAGGGCATGAAGGCCGTGATGCGGAAGAACGCCTTGAGCTTCAGCAGAGGTGTGTCGAGCAGCAGCGCCATGACGAGGGCCACGAAGAGCATGACAGGCACCTGGACGATGCCGAAGAGCGCCACGCGCCCGACGCTGGTCCAGAAGTCGGCGTTCTGGAACACCTGGACGTACTGCGTGAAGCCGCCGAAGGCGGTGTACGGCACTCCGTACTGCCCCGCCGAGCGGCGAACGACGAGAAAGCTCTGCCAGATCGCGTAGCAGACCGGCACGACGTAGAAGAGCAGGAACGGCAGGAGGAACGGCACGATGAACGCGAAGATGACGCCGCCGCGAGGGCCGCCGCCGTTACGACGGCGACGACCCTCGGCAGTTGCGACCACGCGTGGGGCGCGGGTTGCGATTTCTGTCATGACGGGATCTACTTGCCCGCCACAGCGCTGATGTCCAGATCCTTCATCGACTTCAGGGCCGTCGCCTGGGCGGCTCCGAGGGCATCGGAGAGGGTGCCGTTGCCCGCGGTCGCCTTGGCCATCGCATCCTGCAGCGCCAGGTTCACGGTCTTCTGGGTGGGCCCCCACGTGAAGCTGGTGTCGATGTTCTTCGACGACTCGGCGAACACGTCGAAGATCTTCTCGTTGTTGTAGTACGGCACGCCCTGCGACAGCGCGGGGAGCTTCGACCCGGCGAGCGCCGCCGGGTAGAGTCCGCCGAGCTTGTTCTCCAGAGCCAGCGCCTCGGGGTCCGTGTTCAGCCAGGTGTTGAACTCGACCGACTCGTAGAGGTGCTTGTTGCCCTTCATGAACGCGACGGACGAGCCGCCCCAGTCGCCGGAGGCCGGGTTGGAGCCCCAGGTCGGCAACTGCACGATGCTCCACTTGCCCGCCAGGTCGGGGTTGTTGTCACGGAATCCGCTGTAACCCCACGCCGCGCCGAGGTAGGTCGCGAGCTGGCCCTGCTCGAAGGCCGCGTTGGCCGGAGTGGATCCGCTGGCGAGGTCGGTGCGGACGAGCTTCTGGCTGATGAGCTTCTGCCAGTAGTCGGCGACCTGCTTGCCCTTGTCGTTGTCGACGGTGACGTGCCATTTGCCGCCGGAGTAGGAGTACATGTCGGCGCCGTTCTGCCACAGCAGCCCGTTGAACCACTCGGCGTTGTTCGGGTCGAAGTAGGTGATGGTCAGGTTCGGGTCGGCGGCGTGCAGTTTTTGCGCGTCGGCCGCGTACTCGTCCCACGTCTTCGGGATGTCCAGGCCGTACTTGGCGAAGATGTCCGTGCGCACGTACATCGCCATGGGGCCGGTGTCCTGCGGGTAGGCGAACACGCCGGTCCCGCCGAAGCTGGTCTGCGACCACGTCCACGGCACGAACTTCGACTTCGCCGCGACGGCCGCCTTGCAGGCGGAGGCGTCGACGAAAGCGTCCTGGGTGCGCAGGTCGGGCAGCTCGTCGTAGCCGACCTGGGACAGCTCGGGCGCCTTGCCCGCCTTGAGGGCGTTGCCCAGCGTGCCGTACTGGTCGTTCGAGATGTTCTTGACCTGGACCTGGATGTTCGGGTGGGACTTGTTCCAGACGTCCACCACCTGGTCCATCCCGTTCACGGTGTTCCAGTACTGCAGTGTCACCTTGCCCTTGGACGGCTCGCAGGAGGCCGAGCCGGAACCGTTGCCGGAGGCCGGGGTGGACGAGCACCCCGCCAGGGCGGCGACGGTGATCGTCGCAGCCGCCGCGACGGTCGCCAGGCGGATGCGTGTGCTTCTGTTGCTCATGTTTTCCTTCCGAATGCCTCGCTTCGGTGCGAGGCGGTCGACTTTGACGGGAAGGCACAGTCGGTGCTGCCTTCTGTGGAATGGAGAGAACACGACCGCGCGGCGGGGGTGTGCCGGCGGCGGGTTGGATTAGCAAATCATATTTCCTAATAGGGCGCAAGCACATCCGCCGCGCACGCGCTGCGCAAAGGCGGCGCGTCCGCGCCCTCTGGCAACGCCTCTCGTGGCCCGGACGGCGATGGCTAGGCTGTAGCTGCGTTGCCGACGGGAAGGGGGAGCGTGGATCCGACCGGAACCAACCTGCCAGCGGTGGGCGAGTACAACCAGGCGGTCGTGCTCGACGCCATCCGCCGCCGCCCCGAAGGCATCACCCGCTCCGAGCTGGCCGGCCTGACCGCGCTCAGCGGCATGACCGTCACCAACGTCTGCCGGCGATTGCTCGACGCGGGACTCGTCGAGGAGCACGGGACGCGGGTGGGCGGCCCGGGCAAGCCCGCCGCGGTGCTCCGGCTCAACCCGTCCGGCGGGTTCGCGGTCGGGGTGCACATCGACCCGGCGGCGATCACGTACGTCCTCGTCGACCTCTCCGGGTCGGTCCGCGACCACTCCCGCACAGGGACCCCCACCGCCGGCGAGCCCGCTGCGGTCATCTCCGAGATGGCCGAGGCCATCGAGGGACTGATCGAGCGGTCGCTGGTCGACCGGTCGCGCATCCTCGGCATCGGCATCGCGTCGCCAGGCCCCGTGGACGTCGAGAACGGCATCGTGCTCAACCCGCCCATGATGCCCAACTGGCACTTGGTGCCGCTCCGCCGGGCGCTGGGAGAGGCCACCGGGCTCCCCGTCCTGCTCGAGAAGGACACCACGGCGGCTGTCGTCGCCGAACTCTGGTTCGCAGAGCCGGGGAGCAGCCGGGACTTCGCGTTCATGTACTACGGCACCGGCCTGGGCACGGGCATCGCCGTGTCGGGCGAGGTGGTGCGCGGGATCGGATCGAACGCGGGGGACGCCGGGCACATCACCGTCGACCCCCACGGTGCGGTGTGCACCTGCGGTCGGCGGGGGTGCGTCGGCTACATCACCGTCCCCCGGGCGCTCGTGGAGCGCGCGGTTCTCGACGGGCTGCTGACGGCCGACGAAGCGGGCGACCCCGACGACATGGGCGACGTCAGCGCCGCGTTCCACCGGCTGGCCGCGCTGGACGCGGCCGGCGACCCGCGCGCCCGGGCGATCATGGTCGACACCGCGAGGTCCCTGGCGCGGGCGATCGTCGTCGTCGTCAACCTGCTCGACATCGACGAGGTCATCTTCGGCGGTCCGTTCTGGAACCCGATCGCCACCTCCCTGCTCGCCGAGCTGCCGGAGGCCGTCTGGTCGGATCCCGCACTCGTCCCGCCGCATCCCGTGCGGCTGGTGCAGTCCGATATCGCGGTCGACGTCGCGGCGGTCGGAGCGGCGACCCTCGTGCTGGACACCACCTTCTCGCCCAGGCCGTCGGCGCTCCTGCTCGCAGCCGACTAGCGCGTCCGGATCAACGCCGGAAACGAATACCTCCGCCGGGAACTCTGCACGAGGGCTGCCTCGCTCACGCCGCTTCCGGCACGAGTGCAGTGATCGCGGTCACCTCGTCGTCGGTGAGGCGGATCGCAGCGGCCCCGAGGTTGCTCGCGAGGTGGTCGACGCTGGTGGTGCCGGGAATCGGCAGCATGTTGTCGGCGCGGTGGAGAAGCCAGGCCAGGGCGGTCTGGTGCACCGACGCGTCATGATTGTGCGCGATCGGCGCGAGACCGGCGGCGATGCGCTCGGGGTCGCCACCGTCCTGGATGGACACGGGGTGCCACGGCGAGAACACCGCGCCGGCCGCCTCCGCCGCCCGCAGCAGGTCGACCCCACGGCGATTGCCGACGTTGTAGAGCGCGGTCACTGCGTCGATCGGGGTGATGCTCCGGGCGAGTTCGAACTGGGCGGCCGTGACGTTCGAGAGACCGATGTGCCGGATGAGACCCTCCTCTTTGAGCGCGGCGAGCGTGGCGACCTGCTCCTCGAACGGTGCATCCGTGGCCTGACCGCTGTGCAGGTAGTAGAGGTCGATGCTGTCGACGCCGAGCCGTCGGGCGCTCATGTGGGCGGACTGCCGGAGGTAGTTCGGGTTGCCCACCGCGTCGAGCGTGGAGTAGTCGTAGCCTCCGCGGACGAATCCGCCCTTGGTGGCGATGACCAGCCCCTCCGGGTACGGGTGGAGCGCCTCCCGGATGAGGAGCTCGTTGGAGTGCGGGCCGTACACGTCCGCCGTATCGATGAAGGTGACCCCTGCGTCGACGACCGCGCGAAGGAGGGCGATGCCTTGCTCGCGGTCGGGGTAATCGCCCCACACCTGTGCGCCGGTCAGCTGCATCGCGCCGAAGCCGACGCGGCCGACACTGAGATCGCCTCCGATGCTCACGGTGGTTGCGGTCGAGGATGTCATGATGCTCCCGTCTGCCCGGTACTATGGGCGTCATACTGAGAGTTAGCCTCTCAGTTATCCGATAGATTGTCTATCACATTTTCGGGAGAGGAGTCGCGTGAGCCTGTCCGCGCTGCTCGAGGAGAGGCGCCCCCAGCGCGCTGACGCCAGACGCAACTTCGACGCGGTGCTGGACGCCGCCGTCCTCGCCTACGCCGAGCTGGGTGCCGGCGTCGGCATGGAGGAGATCGCCCGCCGCGCAGGCGTCGGCGTGGCGACGCTCTATCGGAACTTCCCCACCCGGATCGCCCTGATGGAGGCGGTCTACCTGGCGGCCGTCGACGAACTCGTGCGATTCGGGGAGTCGATCGAGGAACCGGACCCCTGGAGGGCGCTGGAGATGTGGTTGCTGAAGTTCGTCGACTTCATGCGGACCAAGCACCCCATCGTCACCGTTCTGACCGAGAGTTCGGTCGTCTACGTACCGACTCGGGATGCCATCTACGGGATCGCCGACCCGCTGGTCGAGCGAGCCCGCCACGCGGGTGAGGTGCGCCTCGATGTCGATGCCGACGATGTGATGCGGGTGATCTTCGCCGTCACCGGGGGGCTCTACCGGGACGACGCGCAGCTTCACGGAGCCGTGCGCATCGTGCTGGACGGCATCCGGCCGCGGGTGCCGCAGCGCCCAGCGCGCTAGCCGTTCCGGGTGGCACCGGCGCGAAGGACCATGTCCGCCACGAATGCGCTGAGGTCCCGCACCTCCTCCCCCGCCACGTCGTGCCCGAGGTCGCCGTAGACCCTCTCGTCGACCGAGAGATGCGTCGCGCTGAACTCCGCCGTGCGCAGGATCGCCGACCGCGGGATGACCGAGTCGTGCGCGCCGCGTCCCCAGAACACCGGAGGGCGAGTGAGGGCAAGCTGCCGATCGCCGGGCTGGGCGTCGGCGACGACGAATCCGCCGAGCTGGACACCGAAGCCGAACTCGGCGGGGCGCCTCCGCATGAGCTGGAGGGCCATGGCCCCGCCTTGGGAGAACCCCATCACGCCGACGGAGCGAAAGCGTGGAAGGGCGTCGTACCAGGCGAGCACGGAGTCCACTGCCGCATTGGCGACCTCCGCGCGCGGGTTCCCGATCGGGTTCCCCGAGCTCGGGAACCAGGCGTAACCGCCCGCCTCGGCGGTGGGAGCGCGGAGCGAGGCGATCGTGAGCTCCTGGGGAAGACGGGCGCGGAGGGCGAACAGGTGCCGTTCGTCATAGCTCCAGCCGTGCATCATGATCAGCAGATCGGAGTCCGGGCCGCCCGGGCTGTGAACCCACAGCACCGCGTCCGGGTCGAGAGGCGGGTACTTCACGGTTCGATCCGAGGTCATCGTCAGACCAGGAGCGCCCCGCCGTCCACCGGAATGGACGTGCCGGTCATGAAGGACTGGGTCATCGAGTACACGAAAGCGTGCGCGACGTCGTCGACCTCGCCGACGCGTCCGGCCGGGAGGGCGTCGGCCTGCTGCTGGTACATCGCCTGCTGATCCTCGGCGCTCATACCGCTCCACAACGGGCTTCGGACGATGCCCGGCTCGACCACGTTCACGCGGACGGGAGCGAGCTCGACCGCGAGGGCACCTGCGAGGCTCGTCGTCGCCCCGCACAGGCTGGACGCGACGGCCCAGCCGGCACCGGGGCGGGTGCGGGCCGAACCGGAGGTGAGGGTGATCGACCCGCCCGGCCGGATGTACTGTGCTGCAGCGCTCACCGAGTTGAGGGCGCCGAAGAAGCGCACCTGGAAGAAGGCGCGCGCCCGGTCGATGTCGAGTCCATCCACGGGCAGGAGTCCGAGCGGCTCCCCCGCGGTGTACGCGAGGTGATCGAATGGGCCGACCTGGGCGAAGAACGCCTGGACGTCGGCGGGATCGAGGACGTCGAGGGTCCGGCCGGTGGTGCCGGCGGACAGCTCGCCCAGCGCTGCGTCGACGCTCGCCTGACGGCTGGATGCGATGACGACCTCTGCACCGGCGTCCACCGCAGCGTGCGCGGTCGCCAGGCCGATTCCGGAGGTGCCGCCGATGATGACGACGCGCTTCCCGTTGAGAGACATGGAGTTTCCTTTCGTTGAACCGCATCGAGCATCCCTCGCTCAGGCGTCGCCCGTCCAAGACCTCTTTCGTTCTTATTGAGACCCGAAAGGTATCAAGGAGTGTGCGATCCTGGCTTTGTGAACACCGATCTGGATCTGCGCAAGCTGCGCTACTTCGTCGCGGTCGCCGAGGAGCTCAACTTCGGCCGCGCAGCGGAGGTGCTGATGATCGCGCAGCCCGTGCTCTCCCGGCAGATCCGAGCGTTCGAGGCGGAACTCGGCGTGCGACTGTTCGTGCGCGACACCCGTGGAACGGAACTCACCGACCACGGTCGGCTGCTGTACCAGGAGGCGGAGGCGCTCCTCGCGTCCGCTTCGGCGGTCCGGCGCCGGGTGGCGATCGCCGCGCGGGGCGAGTCCGAGTTCACTGTCGGCTTCATGCCCGGTCTGATGGTCACCACAGCCGTACGAGCCTTCCAGCGCACCCTCCCCGAGGTGTCGATCCATGTCATGCGCACGAGCTGGGACAACCAGGTGCGGGTGCTGCACGACGGCCGCGCGGACGTCAGCTATCTGCGACGGCCGTTCGACGCCGCCGGGCTGGCCACCGAGCTGTTGTTCTCCGAGCCTCGCGTGGTCATGCTGCCGACCGACCACGAGCTGGCGGCGGCGCCGAGCGTCCTCATGGGCGACCTCGCCGGGGAGCACCTGCTCCAGGATCCGGCCGCCGTGCCGGAGTGGGCCACCGTCGCCGCGGAGATGCTCCCCCGTCGAGGGTCGGCGCGTCCTCCGAGCCGGACCGTCGAAGAGAAACTCGAGCTCGTCGCCGTGGGGAGCGGGATCGCGATCCTCCCCCAGTCGACGGCTCGGTTCTACCGGCGGCCCGACGTCGCGTTCGTCCCCGTTTCAGACCTGCCGCCGACAGATGTTCTGCTCGGCTGGGAGAAGAGCAGGCGGTCGCGCCTCATCGACGCCTTCGTCGCCGCGGCTCGCGCCGCCAAGCACGATCTCGGTCAGAACTGATCTCCGGGCCGTCCCCACGCCCGCATCCGGCGTGCGCGGGGAGGGCCCGAATGGGGAGGGCCCGCCGATGATCGTGCCCTCCCGTCCTTTCACGGCGCCGTCATGGCGCCGCCGTCCGAGACGGGCGGGGAGCGTCTCGCATCGCCGCCCGGATCGACGCCGCGGCCAGCATGCCGGCGGCGACCAGGATCAGGGTCACTAGCCCGGCCGAGGGCCCACGAACGGCCACAAGCTGGGAATTGACGGTCGTTGTGAGCGCCTGCCCCAGGATCATCCCCGCGTTCATGATGGTCATCACGGTGCTGGAGCGGCCCGCGGGGGCGCCGGACGCCGCGAGGCTGAACAGGGTCACGATGGTGAGGCCCACCCCGATACCGGCGCCGAAATACCAGGCGGCCAGGACGATCGAATCGGCTGACGTGGACGCACCGACCATGGCGATGAGGAGGATCCCCGCGCCGCTCATCCAGCGCCAGGTGAGTCGAAAGCGGCTCGGCAGCAGACCGGCGCCGAAGGCCACGCCGCCGGCCGCAATGCCCATCACACCGTAGATGAGACCGGCCTGAGCCGGGTGACCGGCTCTGCTTGCGAACCCGGTCAGGGTGGTCAGTGACCCTCCCCAGAAGGCGCCCATCAGCACCATTCCTCCGAGCGTGACGACGGCGCGGGGTGAGAAGACCTCGCGGACGGGCCGAGCAGGAGCGGTCTCGCGCGATGCCCGCGCGGCGGCATGGGTGGGATGCACCGCGAAGGCGATGCCGAAGCCTGCCGTCACGAGTGCGGCCAGCAGCAGCGGAGCGGCCGGGAAGAGGGCACCGGCGAGAAGAGCCACGAGGAGGGGTCCGATGATGAACGTCAGCTCGTCCGCCGTCGACTCGTAACCCATCGCCCACGTCAGAGCCGCCGGCGACCGGCCTCCTGCCAGACCGATCCAGCGAGCGCGCGCCATGGGTCCGATCTGCGGGGATGTGCCGCCGGCCGCAACCGCGACCAGGAGCAGTGACCACAGCGGGGCTCCCACGACGGTCAGGGCGACAAGGCTCGTCAGCGCGATCGCATTCCCGATGCAAGCGACGAGCACGACCGGCCGCTGGCCCCACCGGTCGGCGGCGATCCCGATCACGGAGGCCACGAACGCCGACGTGAGCCCGAGCACGCCGGATACCGCACCCGCCTCGGCGAGCGAGCCGCGGACGATCGTGATCATCGTGATGGAACCGATCAGCGTCATCGCGAGAGGTAGCCGCGCGAAGAGCGCGATCGGGAAGTACGGCAATCCGGCGGCCGCGACGAGCGACCGCACGCCACTGCCCGGTGCCGGCTCAGTCATCGAGGCCGCCCCCGGCCGCGGACGCTCC is drawn from Leifsonia shinshuensis and contains these coding sequences:
- a CDS encoding phospholipase; its protein translation is MKYPPLDPDAVLWVHSPGGPDSDLLIMMHGWSYDERHLFALRARLPQELTIASLRAPTAEAGGYAWFPSSGNPIGNPRAEVANAAVDSVLAWYDALPRFRSVGVMGFSQGGAMALQLMRRRPAEFGFGVQLGGFVVADAQPGDRQLALTRPPVFWGRGAHDSVIPRSAILRTAEFSATHLSVDERVYGDLGHDVAGEEVRDLSAFVADMVLRAGATRNG
- a CDS encoding carbohydrate ABC transporter permease, whose translation is MSTSAPIRESRVSRTAAMALMFILAIYFILPIYVLIVAATKPQGDLASTFGLAFSHFDLFQNLGALFGRNGGIYGQWAINSVIYSVFGAVVGTLISALCGYALAKFRFRGREVLFSVILGGVLVPSTALALPLFLLFSATGLVNTYLAVFLPSIVSPFGVYLARVFTAAAVPEELLESARLDGAGEFRTFFSVAFRLMVPSLVTIFLFQFVGIWNNFFLPMVMLQKESLFPITLGLYEWNGQTAKVSLLQGSVISGSLVSIIPVIILFLVLQRYWRSGIAAGALK
- a CDS encoding sugar ABC transporter permease → MTEIATRAPRVVATAEGRRRRNGGGPRGGVIFAFIVPFLLPFLLFYVVPVCYAIWQSFLVVRRSAGQYGVPYTAFGGFTQYVQVFQNADFWTSVGRVALFGIVQVPVMLFVALVMALLLDTPLLKLKAFFRITAFMPYAVPGVIAAIMWSFLYSPQFSPIVDALKAIGLQPDFLGPSGVLWSTANISTWLWTGYNMLILFSALQAIPQELYEAAKLDGASNWVIAWQIKLPMITPSIILTTVFSIIGTLQLYAEPAVLRQISSNISSTYTPNMLAYAVASGNNYQQAAAISVVIAVITFVLSFAFMRLTSRKAGL
- a CDS encoding MFS transporter; the encoded protein is MTEPAPGSGVRSLVAAAGLPYFPIALFARLPLAMTLIGSITMITIVRGSLAEAGAVSGVLGLTSAFVASVIGIAADRWGQRPVVLVACIGNAIALTSLVALTVVGAPLWSLLLVAVAAGGTSPQIGPMARARWIGLAGGRSPAALTWAMGYESTADELTFIIGPLLVALLAGALFPAAPLLLAALVTAGFGIAFAVHPTHAAARASRETAPARPVREVFSPRAVVTLGGMVLMGAFWGGSLTTLTGFASRAGHPAQAGLIYGVMGIAAGGVAFGAGLLPSRFRLTWRWMSGAGILLIAMVGASTSADSIVLAAWYFGAGIGVGLTIVTLFSLAASGAPAGRSSTVMTIMNAGMILGQALTTTVNSQLVAVRGPSAGLVTLILVAAGMLAAASIRAAMRDAPRPSRTAAP
- a CDS encoding SDR family oxidoreductase, with the protein product MSLNGKRVVIIGGTSGIGLATAHAAVDAGAEVVIASSRQASVDAALGELSAGTTGRTLDVLDPADVQAFFAQVGPFDHLAYTAGEPLGLLPVDGLDIDRARAFFQVRFFGALNSVSAAAQYIRPGGSITLTSGSARTRPGAGWAVASSLCGATTSLAGALAVELAPVRVNVVEPGIVRSPLWSGMSAEDQQAMYQQQADALPAGRVGEVDDVAHAFVYSMTQSFMTGTSIPVDGGALLV
- a CDS encoding aldo/keto reductase, which produces MTSSTATTVSIGGDLSVGRVGFGAMQLTGAQVWGDYPDREQGIALLRAVVDAGVTFIDTADVYGPHSNELLIREALHPYPEGLVIATKGGFVRGGYDYSTLDAVGNPNYLRQSAHMSARRLGVDSIDLYYLHSGQATDAPFEEQVATLAALKEEGLIRHIGLSNVTAAQFELARSITPIDAVTALYNVGNRRGVDLLRAAEAAGAVFSPWHPVSIQDGGDPERIAAGLAPIAHNHDASVHQTALAWLLHRADNMLPIPGTTSVDHLASNLGAAAIRLTDDEVTAITALVPEAA
- a CDS encoding LysR substrate-binding domain-containing protein, which gives rise to MNTDLDLRKLRYFVAVAEELNFGRAAEVLMIAQPVLSRQIRAFEAELGVRLFVRDTRGTELTDHGRLLYQEAEALLASASAVRRRVAIAARGESEFTVGFMPGLMVTTAVRAFQRTLPEVSIHVMRTSWDNQVRVLHDGRADVSYLRRPFDAAGLATELLFSEPRVVMLPTDHELAAAPSVLMGDLAGEHLLQDPAAVPEWATVAAEMLPRRGSARPPSRTVEEKLELVAVGSGIAILPQSTARFYRRPDVAFVPVSDLPPTDVLLGWEKSRRSRLIDAFVAAARAAKHDLGQN
- a CDS encoding extracellular solute-binding protein, translating into MSNRSTRIRLATVAAAATITVAALAGCSSTPASGNGSGSASCEPSKGKVTLQYWNTVNGMDQVVDVWNKSHPNIQVQVKNISNDQYGTLGNALKAGKAPELSQVGYDELPDLRTQDAFVDASACKAAVAAKSKFVPWTWSQTSFGGTGVFAYPQDTGPMAMYVRTDIFAKYGLDIPKTWDEYAADAQKLHAADPNLTITYFDPNNAEWFNGLLWQNGADMYSYSGGKWHVTVDNDKGKQVADYWQKLISQKLVRTDLASGSTPANAAFEQGQLATYLGAAWGYSGFRDNNPDLAGKWSIVQLPTWGSNPASGDWGGSSVAFMKGNKHLYESVEFNTWLNTDPEALALENKLGGLYPAALAGSKLPALSQGVPYYNNEKIFDVFAESSKNIDTSFTWGPTQKTVNLALQDAMAKATAGNGTLSDALGAAQATALKSMKDLDISAVAGK
- a CDS encoding helix-turn-helix domain-containing protein; translated protein: MSLSALLEERRPQRADARRNFDAVLDAAVLAYAELGAGVGMEEIARRAGVGVATLYRNFPTRIALMEAVYLAAVDELVRFGESIEEPDPWRALEMWLLKFVDFMRTKHPIVTVLTESSVVYVPTRDAIYGIADPLVERARHAGEVRLDVDADDVMRVIFAVTGGLYRDDAQLHGAVRIVLDGIRPRVPQRPAR
- a CDS encoding ROK family transcriptional regulator, producing MDPTGTNLPAVGEYNQAVVLDAIRRRPEGITRSELAGLTALSGMTVTNVCRRLLDAGLVEEHGTRVGGPGKPAAVLRLNPSGGFAVGVHIDPAAITYVLVDLSGSVRDHSRTGTPTAGEPAAVISEMAEAIEGLIERSLVDRSRILGIGIASPGPVDVENGIVLNPPMMPNWHLVPLRRALGEATGLPVLLEKDTTAAVVAELWFAEPGSSRDFAFMYYGTGLGTGIAVSGEVVRGIGSNAGDAGHITVDPHGAVCTCGRRGCVGYITVPRALVERAVLDGLLTADEAGDPDDMGDVSAAFHRLAALDAAGDPRARAIMVDTARSLARAIVVVVNLLDIDEVIFGGPFWNPIATSLLAELPEAVWSDPALVPPHPVRLVQSDIAVDVAAVGAATLVLDTTFSPRPSALLLAAD